In a genomic window of Alphaproteobacteria bacterium:
- a CDS encoding cold-shock protein, with the protein MATGTVKWFNKMKGFGFLTNDETGSDVFVHISAVEKAGYDNLNEGQKLSFDIQRDPKKNKESAANLKKIA; encoded by the coding sequence ATGGCCACAGGTACAGTAAAATGGTTCAACAAAATGAAGGGATTCGGGTTTCTGACCAATGACGAGACCGGAAGCGATGTCTTCGTTCATATCAGCGCCGTCGAAAAAGCGGGCTACGATAACCTGAACGAGGGACAGAAACTGAGTTTCGATATTCAGAGAGATCCCAAGAAAAACAAGGAAAGCGCTGCTAACCTGAAAAAGATTGCATAG
- a CDS encoding NADP-dependent oxidoreductase, which produces MTTVQAYQFKRFGEPDVLELGTLDLPTLGDNQVIVIIKAVAVNPTDCKIRKGRLKEINGTHFPMYTGTDFCGVVDEIGSEVSGFKAGDFVYGSVNYKTLGGAMAEKVMTAEANIALKPEKISYMEAAGSISPALEAFQAISACHNTGEGRRIFINGATNNTGMFAVQFAKMVGLDVTVSSSKNALKALKSMGADDAFHYSERNLSDFSNAFDYLLDLIGSFTTFAAAKPMLKPEGKLITTAHLPGLSEDRNVILIDVHNSGKQLQLFSRLFDLGEIRCAPVRKYTFEEVAQAHTQVESGEFIGNTIITLNS; this is translated from the coding sequence ATGACCACCGTTCAGGCCTACCAGTTCAAGCGCTTCGGCGAACCCGACGTGCTCGAACTGGGAACACTCGACCTGCCGACCCTCGGGGACAATCAGGTCATAGTGATCATCAAGGCTGTGGCGGTCAACCCGACCGATTGCAAGATAAGAAAAGGCCGTCTCAAGGAGATCAACGGGACTCACTTCCCCATGTATACGGGAACGGATTTCTGTGGTGTCGTGGATGAGATCGGCTCCGAGGTCTCCGGCTTTAAGGCCGGAGACTTTGTTTACGGCTCTGTGAATTACAAAACCCTTGGGGGCGCAATGGCCGAAAAGGTCATGACCGCCGAAGCCAATATCGCCCTAAAGCCTGAAAAAATCAGCTATATGGAAGCCGCAGGCTCGATAAGCCCGGCACTGGAAGCCTTTCAGGCCATCAGCGCCTGCCACAACACCGGCGAAGGCCGCCGCATTTTTATCAACGGCGCCACCAACAACACCGGAATGTTCGCCGTCCAGTTCGCCAAAATGGTCGGGCTAGATGTCACGGTATCCTCAAGCAAGAATGCCCTAAAAGCCCTAAAGTCGATGGGCGCCGACGATGCCTTTCATTACAGCGAAAGAAACCTCTCGGATTTCAGCAACGCTTTCGATTACCTGCTGGACCTTATAGGCTCCTTCACAACCTTTGCTGCTGCCAAACCCATGCTCAAGCCGGAGGGCAAACTGATCACCACCGCACATCTTCCGGGCTTGTCGGAAGACAGGAACGTGATCCTGATTGACGTTCACAACTCCGGCAAGCAGTTGCAGCTTTTCTCCCGCCTGTTCGATTTGGGCGAGATCAGATGCGCCCCGGTCAGGAAATATACATTTGAAGAGGTCGCTCAGGCCCATACACAGGTCGAAAGCGGCGAGTTTATCGGCAATACGATAATCACGCTGAACAGTTGA
- a CDS encoding DUF1211 domain-containing protein — translation MHKGRLEAFSDGVLAIIITIMVLELKVPHGDSFAALVPLLPVFLSYVLSFVYIAIYWNNHHHMFQTVQRVNGAILWANMHLLFWLSLVPFVTGWMGENNFAPLPCAFYGIVLLMAAVSYFILQFTIVAEHGRDSLLAKAVGRDIKGKLSLAAYVLGIAASFISVWIAMALYVAVALIWLIPDRRIEKSLRSG, via the coding sequence ATGCACAAAGGCCGACTGGAAGCGTTCAGCGACGGGGTTCTGGCCATCATCATCACGATTATGGTGCTGGAGTTGAAGGTTCCGCATGGAGACTCCTTCGCGGCTCTCGTCCCGCTCCTGCCCGTCTTTCTCAGCTACGTCCTGAGCTTTGTTTATATTGCGATCTACTGGAACAACCACCACCATATGTTTCAGACCGTCCAGCGCGTCAACGGCGCGATCCTCTGGGCCAATATGCACCTCCTGTTCTGGCTCTCGCTCGTGCCGTTCGTCACGGGCTGGATGGGCGAAAACAATTTCGCTCCCCTGCCCTGCGCCTTTTATGGAATTGTCCTGCTGATGGCCGCAGTGTCGTATTTCATTCTGCAATTCACGATTGTCGCCGAACACGGCCGCGACTCTCTTCTGGCCAAGGCGGTCGGCCGTGATATCAAAGGCAAACTATCCCTTGCCGCCTATGTTTTGGGCATCGCAGCCTCGTTCATCAGCGTCTGGATCGCGATGGCCCTTTATGTGGCGGTCGCACTCATCTGGCTGATCCCCGACCGACGCATTGAAAAATCCCTGCGGTCCGGCTAG